ttggctgaagaaaaaccaaatgaagactttggagtggcctagtccaagtcctggcCTGattcctattgagatgctgtggcattcattcattcattcattttctacggcttttcctcacgagggttgtggggggtgctggagcctatcccagctgtcttagggtgagaggcggggtacaccctggactggtggccagccaatcccagggcacatatagacaaacaaccattcacactcacattcatacctatggacaatttggagtggctaattaacctagcatgtttttggaatgtgggaggaaacggggagaacatgcacacacacagagatggccgagggtggaattgaaccctggtctcctagctgtgaggtctgcgcgctaaccactcgtccaccgtgcagcccatgctgtggcatgaccttaaacattacaacaattctgcaaagatgagttaGCCAAATGTAGCTTTGGagattaaaaactgcattttgtgttcagttgtgttgtcattgattaatattcatatttgttgGATGATATAAAACCTATAAGTGTGATAAAAAGGTTAAACGCTTTCACACCACTATGTATCGTATCCTATGAAAGTCCACTGAGCTGTTGTAAACCTCAGAGATTTATGTTTATGAGtaacttcacttttttttctcgttagGTCTCCAACTGGTTTGGCAACAAGAGAATCcgctacaagaaaaacatcgGCAAATTCCAGGAAGAGGCCAACCTGTACGCTATGAAGACGGCTCTAGGGGCACGGCAGGGCGACGACTCGCCACACACTCCCAACTCCACAGGTACAGCATTCCCTATTAGCTGGGAATTAGCTGTCATTTCTGGCTATATTCTTCTTGACCTCATAAGTTCCTTTTGAAATTTGATGCGGTTTTTGTACTCCAGATGCATGGTGCAGGAATTTGGTGTCATGCTTCTTTGCTTGTTACTTGTTCACTTGTCTCAGGCTTTCATTTGTTGGCTGTTATCAATTACAAAAATCTGTCTTCAGGGTCGGGGTCCTTCTCGCTGTCGGGGTCCGCTGATCTGTTCCTTGGTGTCCCGCCTGTCAACGGCGAGCAGTCGGCTTACCAAATGGGAGTGCAGGTACTTGCAGGAGAACACTAACCTCTATGTGACAACATCATAACGTCATCTTGATCACCGGAGAGGCGCTGATAGTgtagggttgtccaaagtgcggcctgggagCCATTTCTGGcacatggctgttttttttttatcagtccACAGCACATACTAAAAATACAATCTAACcagaagagtggaaaaaaaatagcagaaactgtacaaaaataaagtagtaacgttgtaatcttatgagaaacaaaaaggtgtcatttttggaaaagtttAGATTGGATGTTTTGGGTGTAAAGTGTTCCAAATGCAGCTGCTGCCACCTTGTAGAGTTGAGGTTAAAAAGTACATGagtaggttgcctacagccacagctattaatgtcaaagtattttttaatcctgtattttaacattatttttactttgaaatgCTTATGTCGGAGGAGCACTGCTTCCAATTCGCTCAGCAACATTGACGTAATACACATCGCTGAAGCCGGTAAAGTcatgccttcaaaataaaagcagtacACCAGTAAAATAACATGGTTGCATCACAGCAGGGGCAGGTAGAAGTTTTTAGGAGATCAAAATTTGCCTTATTTTTAGTTTaataatgcaaatgttgaattTGAATCCTTGGTGGTTAATTTCAATCATAGACCAAACACTCTGCCTCAGTGAATTAATACTTACTGCTTGTTGTTGTATTCagataaagtgaaaatattatgcaaataaagtcaaattattatgggaataaactaataatattatgaatagaaAATGTAGGCACATTAGTCATGAgaaaatttggggggggggaaactgcagaaaatgtgtttttttttcccactaatCACAAAAAGGTTTTGTTACAAACAAATGTGTGGAACTGAATATGGTTCGCAAAATAGCttttcaaaacaataaaaataatgcaactCAAGTATTGCTGAAATGACTTTCTAATGACAGCGTGAccaacaatattgtttttttttttgtaaacaaacaaatctctTTAGCTcaatagtaatttattgatGGTTCCTAGTACCAGCGGCTATAGCAGCACTTCCTATACGAGCTCCCTGGAACATGACACAGCAGTCGGGGCACAGTGAGGGGCAACTACTGTTGTACCTACGGAGACTGAAATCCAACGTCCATAGTGAAACTAGCCCTTTTGTGCGAAAGTGTAGCCCTTTTGTGCGAATGCGATACGGCAACCGCCTCTGCCCAATTTCGTGGGGGAAGCCGAAATGATCTTACGATCTTCAGAAATCTAGCGGATCGGCCGCCAATCCTGATCCTGAAGATgggatcgggacatccctaTAGTTGATACCGTTAGTGTGCTTTTTCACTTAAATCACAAAAGtgattttaaatacatataacctcttgcagtatatatatatatatacactttcGCACAAAAGGGCTAGTTTCACTATGGACGTTGGATTTCAGTCTCCGTAGGTACAGCAGTAGTTGCCCCTCACTGTGCCCCAACTGCTGTGTCATGTTCCAGGGAGCTCGTATTGGAAGTGCTGCTATAGCCGCTGGTACTAGGAACCatcaataaattactattgAGCTAAagagatttgtttgtttaaaaaaaaaaaacaatattgttggTCACGCTGTCATAAGAAAGTAATTTCAGCAATACTTGAGTtgcattattttcattgttttgaaaAGCAATTTTCCGAACCATATTCAGTTCCACAAATTTGTTTGTAACAAAACCTTTTTGTgattagtggaaaaaaaaacacacgtttttctgctgttttttttcctccaaatttTCTCATGACTAATGTgcctacattttatttattttatttattttatttattttatttatttatatattttattaatatatataaaatatatatatgtcagtatgtggccctcagtggaaaggTTTGGATACCCCTTATTTATTGTTTCCAACAAATGAATTGAGACTGAATGaagagcgcctctgctggtcacAGCAGGTTGTGCACCccattttgtttccatttaTGTAGATGCAAAAAGTCAATCAATtcttaactaattaattaatccatgAGTATGTCCATTCCACACATgatttttctctcttttgtcatctttgatatttttcatttatgagccaaactttgttgtttttatgaggCTTTCATGTGGTCACAATATGCTTGGAAATGaagtgtttccatggcaacggaTGGCATTTTTATGATAATGTTTTGTACCAATTCCTACTAAATTGTcatgccaacacacacacgtgtccCGGTGACTTCCCAGGCTAACGGAAACTGGCAAAGCCGCGGCGGCACGCCCCCGCCTGGTGCCTCCCCCAACAGCGACCAATCGGACAACTCGGACTGATCTGCCAGCCACACCCCTCCCCCATCCTTTCCGTTACTCCCCCCCACCATCCTCGCCGGTCGGCGTGAGAATAACGACAAAAAGATTGACGGAGCGGGAAAGACAGAAAGAATGATAtcacactccccccccccccccccccccactgggcTGATGTTGCTTTTTATGCTGTTTGATTTTTGATAAGATgcgttctttttctttttctgtccaCTTTGCTCTGGTGGTTGTTTTGCTGTTTGGGCCATCAGCTGAGTGAACGCGTGTCGTGTGCGTGCTGATTTCATTCTACCATCAGTCAGCAGGGGGGCGTGGCTATCCTCCgcatcagtgcttctcaactggtttggctgcagaACATAACCTAGCGCTCATTTCCATTGAAAATCCCTGCATTTGCTATTTGACAGGGCGCTTTCAAACAGATGCAAATATGACGATGAAATGGACAACTAAAATGCACATTGCACTTACACGGCTGGTACTTTCTACGCCTCAACAACAGACGTTCAAAGACGTCGCTGCATCAAGAAATCTCTCACAGGAAAATTAGTTTCTGGGGGTTTTTCTTCTTTGGTCCACTTTCCCAGGCAAAGAGACCGACTCCGGGTAgcaacccaccagttgagaatgacTGCACGACATgttattgagtgtgtgtgtgtgtgtgtgtgtgtgtgtgcagtatgTATggcgattattattatttgaagcaCACTATATGGGTTATATTGCTGTTTTATGACTAAAAGTAGTACATTGGAAGAGAGCGAAAGAGGATGCATTTAGTAGCGAGTGAGAGGCCAGTAGAGAAAATCCAAAGACTTTGTATGTTTGTTTCTCTGTCTTTTGCGCTTTTGTTCTTTACTTACAGGCCGCTGATGTGAATGAGTGAGTTCATAGTCATGGTTTGGATGAAAGTGTTGTCTTTTTTGTGTACAGTGAAACACCTGTATTCTCTCTACCTCTTTTACAATAAAGACTCTCTGTATTCACAACCAGgaattcaaataaaaatctCAAATACTCCAATCCCCCAAAACTCTAAAAGAATTTGCAAAGCCACCTGAATGTTCCAGAGTAAACACCTCACAGAGTCATGgtaaaatgtgatgataaccatagcaTCAGAAGCGCTGCACCAATCCGTTTTTTCCATCTTGCTTTCCATCCTTCCATGACTCATGTACTCGTGACTCTGAGTACTCCATAGAATTCCTCAAGGCACATAGTCCAGTGCCatctccaagtccacaaaacacatgtagactaGTTGGGCTGACTCGTGAACCCTTAAGGACTCTGTGGATGAACATATTACTTTAGTTGACGATAGGCATTCTTTATTGGTGACTCATTTTTACCAGAAATTGTATTGCCTATAGTATTTGTCTCATTTTATACACATACACTGTATATTTCTGTATCTAATGGCTTAACTTAAgggtttacattttatttttaagtatttcaatgaATGTCTTCCAAAGGTTTAAATGCCATCAAATGTTTGGTCATTTCCAAAAATCAAGCAAATAAAAAGGTGTGATTTTAACGGTTCACCTATTCTATTCAcccatttaaaagaaaaaaatatttaaaatactgTTTTAGAAAGTAAATTGATTTACGGGTTttcaatgtaaaatatatatatatatatataattattaattacttaTTTTCCTCTCCAATTCTGCACCCCTCATCAATGCCAACcacgttgtgtggcaaagagagggGAGTACTTGTTTTAATGGTCCAAAACACAGACtttatatttacaatgtttCTCAACACTGCCGACTAGTGGCCAACATAAGTAACGGAGTGGGGGGGAAGGAGTGATTAATGACAcgtgaaaaaatataattacaaaaatgaaaaacacatacctgaaggacaaaagaatgaaaataaagttattttcctCTCCACTTCTGCACCCTACAGACGGAacataaattatgtttttgtttattcccTAGTGTAATGCAAATCCCGCCAGACGGGTAAATGAAaagaagccattttttttactaaaaccaacgatcaaaataacataaaaccacttgaaatgacaaaaatatcgacataaaaacaatatacacaacacattttgtctgcAGCTCTTTACCTGAACTCACCCTCATCGATGCCAACCACGTGGTGTGGCAAAGAGGAAGTGCTGCCATAGCTGGGGGCAACTACGGAAGGCCGGGAGGAGCAGAAgtgaaaagataaaataaagcaCATACAAGGAAAGCGATGAAAATAGAGTAAACacgataagaaaaataaataactcattgagataaaattcacacaattactaaataataataaattcacatatttagaaataataataaataatacagtgcATTTTTAACTCATGTAGTGCTAGGTTACCGGtaataattcaccccggaacgatcgataggggagtggttgccacccggaggggtgggcgcgAGGGACAGGGGTTTCCCCGCTTCTTGCTGTTGTGGTTGCGAGACGCTGTTGTTTACATATGGAATAGCAACCGAGAACCTTATCGATGACTTACGCTTACCAGACGAATTGGAAGCTAGTCCACTTCGTTTTGCTAATAAAGCGTACCAAAGACTACCAATAAAATAGAAACACACCTCCTTTTTAAACCCGGATACATTTAGTATATTTAAAGATGCCGATATGAATGCCACGTATGCTAATATaagtgctaagctaacatgcaCATCTTGGAATTGTGTTCTGCGTGACCAATCTCATTAGTGTCATATCTAATGCGATGTATCTCTTTCATAAACCCGATTCTGATCCGAATCAAGACTTGTTCCCGTCGCCACGATTCATGTTTAACACTTGTTTGACACTGCGCGTGCCAACAGGACCATTCGCTAATCCACGGGGCGCGTGGATGTaaccccccaccacacacacacacacgcgcgtgTGAGGGACACACGCCAATGTTTGATGACCATTTGTGAAAGAAGTCAAACATCCGCCAGAAGCAGCGTGAAGCCGCTCGacgggggtgtgggggggggggggggttctaacACCCGCTAGAAGAGCACCAAAGCAGTGAATGTGACTGACATCCCTTTCTGTCTACTTTGCGCAACTTTGTGCGTCAAAGGGGCAGCATCACGCGTGTCATATTCCATGTAAATCCTACAAACATCAATAAAAGTAGAACTCATGACAAACGGCAGGGACACGTGACAAGTGGGGTCCGTTTCCCACGGGAGGCACGTGAGGAGAATTACTTTTACTCTCAATGTGCGTAAATTCTCTAATTTGGCACATTAGATTGACGCAAAGAGTggttaaaaacacaatatttacaatatgaCAGCAATGCAGCCACCTTCTTGCTTGCTGCTTGTCCACGTTTGCCACGCACGCGTGGGAAGAAAAGCCTCAGGTGTGGAAGGGCGCGTGGCTTTGAACACCAATGCTAATGTGTCAACGCAAAAGAAGCCATTTCGTCTTCACCCCCACCCTGCCGCCACGAGAACTGTCTCCCGGCCCTTCTCCCACGCTCACACCCCACCTTAAACATTTGTTTCCACATCGGCGTGATTGTTTGCATAATTTTACACTCATTAACTGCAATAATACTGctcataacattaggtacacttgcacaattgaTCACATCCGATACAAGTTGCGATCCTAAAaatgctcacttttgattgGAAGTGTCGTATACTGTAGATAATCattggcattattattattattattattatgtgctgtTGTGAGCCTCTGATACACAATAACTTAACCCAATGTATTACAAACAGCTTCATATGCAGTCTGCGTATATTATaaatcatatatattataaatatatgttataatatatataatatatattttaaagtcGCTGTGATACCCGTGTAAAGactcatctcattcatttgaaGCCCTAAAAAGCATTGGCGTGTGAAATGCACAAGCTCATCTGACACCTCCCCACGATGAGAAGTGTGTCCAGGACTTTTTCCCACGAATGTCCCACTGTAGTCAACATTTGGTCACTGCCGGAGGCCCCTGAACACACCAGAATTCCTGATGATGGATATAttataatgtcataaaatgaaaagcTTCAACAGAGTCACAGAAACACCATATTTACAATTATGATGTTGCTGGTATAATACAATTGTGAGTAAAATATGAATAGCATTTTTCGTGTCTCGGTTTATAATGTCTATATAGTGTAACTTTTCATGTATAAAAGCATCACAATAATGTATAATGTGCGGATGGCTGCTGTGGTGCTTGAATTAagtgtgatgaatgaatgaatgaatgaataatgttgtCCACTTCAAAGACTGTGGCATGTGGCGCATGCGTGCACAAATGGGGCGCGTGgccgtggaaaaaaaagacaaaagaggtGTGAATGCAAATATGACAGCGTGAGGGACAATAAGGCGTCACGACGATGAGTTAGCGTTAGCTTTCACTGCACTTccagtttttcttcattttccgtTCACTAAGACGACACAATTAGCACCCGCTTcacgaatgaatgaagtgtgtgtttaaataaatatacaatacaaccAAATGGCAAAAGTGTGTGAAGCGAAAAAGAGCTAGCTAAAGACCGGTAGTCTTAGCGGCCGCCTGATTGGCTAGAGTGTGAATGGGCGGGGTCAAGCAACCAGGAAGCCACGCGGTGAGGATATAAAAGGTCCGTTCAAGCTGCGTTCAAGTCGTTTTGGATCTTTTTGTGAAGAGAGGCAGTTTACAAAGATACTGAATCATGAAGATAATGCAGGAAACAGAAGACGCACGCAACGACAGAAAGGTAAAAACTCATTTGACTTATATATACCATATAATTGCTAATATTCACCTATTTTGGATTGTCCTGTTTATAGTtagttaacccttagatgcataagtgggtcaaaaatgacccggtcaggttgttttcttgaaatatcttcataatgaaaattttttataatttcatattccgggtattcctaaaaaaacatgtttttgatatcatgccgttcacattttaacttatcttttatacattttaagaaattgtagtttttgtgttactaccccaaccttccataagtgggtcaaaaatgacccggtcaggttgttttcttgaaatatcttcataatgaaaatttttcatcatttcatattccaggtattcctcaaaaaacatgtttttaatatcatgccattcacatttttaacttaccttttatacattttaagaaatttttgtttggcatgattttattgtcataaaaaggcattgattctagtatgggtgatttttgacccccttatggaagagtgtagggtccagtcactcgtgcatctaagggttaatatgCATGTTTCTTTAAGGATTTGCCAGCATGCTAAAAATAAACCGTTAaagcgttttatttttttaaagtgtgtttCTGCGATAAAGTTATCTAGATATACTGGCCCTGTTTTAACAtatatattgacacgcactatggtacacattatgtcattgtatgctcatatcaccttgtactttggtacaaggtgcattattaaaagaaaaacaaaaaaaaaaccttaaactgtattatggaaagcaggaagtgaacaaatgtaagagttagtgattgtaaaagtaccagatggaggggtaggatttaataagctttgcttcttcctactccttttggacatgtggaactgggaactgattatgggatgcactcaattggaatctgatgcatgttcaaatgaaattaaaccattaccataacatattttatatatacatatatatatttttggactcTACAGCTAATAAAATCCCAAGCGGAGAAGCGTCGACGTGAGCGGATGAACCACAGTCTGGAGCGTTTGAGGATCATGTTGATGCACCAGCCACAACAGGAGGTAAATATTCGTTTAAAGAAGAAGTACACAGACTGAACATTAAAGATATGCAAATGAATCGAAAGCAGGTCTGAGGTGCGGGCCACAATGGTTCTCGCactgcactttggacagccctgccTTAGATCTCATGCTCTATGTGTTAGCGTATGGGATATGTGTTCATAATGTATCTATGAAAGCGAAATCtcaggttttttttaagaaaaccaAATACATGAATCCCATGAGAAAAATGACGTAAATCCAATTCTGTTCCAGAGAAAACCAATTTtattatagagaataattatagttttaaatgcagaaaataaagtaaagtggTTATAAACGAGGACTGAAGtgcatgaatgaacatttaacattatgtGTCTCCCTTAAACCGTTCCCCCCGCAACTTGCGTTAACCAGGAACCTATATAATCCTATTGCAACTTTCTTACTTAGTgtttaacattttcttttgcaaagttttgctACTTTTTGCTGCCAtactcaattaaaaaaaacctcaaaaataCGCAGTGAGCTTGAACGTCTCACCATGCAGACTTGGGGGCAGTGCTTATtaggaggaagaaaggagaccCAAACAAAGTTGTTCATAGTTCTTAAATAAAACACACGCACATAATACACATGATGAAAAGATTCCTTGTCAGGAATCTGTCcgtagtgtcccaactctaaaagaaccgaCACATGGATGCTTTGTTTCGACGTACGCTAATATACgagacatattttttatttaatttatttatatttttttaatgaatttttatttatttatttataataatttatttatttaatttaatcgaAAACGGAATCCTATACAAAcagcaaggttccactgcatgtgttattaatatgtagtatttgtcataCTTGTTGTAAGCTAATGATAGCGATGGTAACGTTAGCTTAGATTGAACGTACAGTATATCCTAGTACTGggctctcaaactcaatttacctgggggccactggagctagggtctgggcaaggctgggccgcatcaggttttccaaaaaaaaaaaacgcatttattaaaaacagaaaaatgaataaactttgctttggttccgattttctacaataaaagttctgataaaatattccactgttctcaaatatcttactttttatttttctacacaaaataagatgaaaaataaataaacaaatcaagaataaagaaaatcaatcaatcagtaataaataaatataataataataataaaaagttaagaaagcacatatagttggtgggtagacaaatgatttttttcatatgaaaatgaacaaagcattattagagccctgtagacatgacaaaacacgactatagtcacatttatactctttttatttacaacatattgcgcaactgcagggtcttgagacacatgctaactcgcaaactagagagctagcgacctaaacggtagccttcaagttatttcctttcaacttaaatagccaaaaacttaccacttccacacggatagggaggataactattaacagttatttaacctttaacatgaacatgaatcaaacgtaatcattttttctgggtacatgataccatacagcatccatatcaaacttaaacattaaactttcatatcaaggcgggggcctcaaattagtgtcctgcgggccacatttggcccgcgagctgcgtgtttgagacccctgtcctagtaTAACACTCCACATAACTCCACATTGTCGGACGCCTGtctgtgactgtttttttttgtattttgtgtacAACAAATGGTAATAATGAACCCAATAAGTGTTAATTATGGACGTGCGTGGTTGCAGGAAGCGTCTCAGCGTCGTGTGGAGAAGACTGAGATCCTGGAGAACACGGTCCTGTTCCTGCACAACACGGCCACCAAAGCAAAGACCACACCGAGCGAACCATCGTTCCAAGACGGCTTCTCCGCCTGCCTGCAGAGGGCCGCCCATTTCCTGGGCCCCGAGGTGAAAGGCCTGTGGCTGGTGGCCGCCTTGGACACTAATTCCTTCGCCGGGCGCTCCCTGGAACACCcatcctccgcctcctcctcctcctcctcctcctctattGTGCACGTCCCGACACACAAGTCCAAGCACAGGTTTCTGGGACAAGCCCCGGGGGTCTCATCCGGCGCCCAGCCCCTCAGGACCCTCTCACAGGCACAGGGGCCAAACTGGCCGGAGACATGTGTGGAAAGCCACTCGGCCAGCCCCGCCCCCGGTCACACTCTGTGGAGGCCGTGGCCTTGATTCCTCGCCCgctttgaactttgacctccaTCATGTATAAATGACCTTTATAGGTCAACGTGACCTTGAggctgtaaataatgtaaagacATCGTTTGTACGTAGATGTATATGTCACATGTCCATGCACCCGCCGTagaaatgacccccccccccccccaagatgtCAGCTTGATTATGCGGCAACCTCTGCTTCAGAGGTgagtttacacacacacacacacacacacacacacacacacacacacacacacactatattattattatattcatattttggatCTTTGATAATGACTGCATGTGGCATTTCCAGGTGTGGCGCTTCCGGCGTTGGAGGCGGGCAGAGTACCCAAGACGGTGCATCTTCATGCATAAACAATCTTTGTCACCATTTCttgaaacaaatatatatatgacttgTATATTTTGCACATTAACTTATTATTTATGTCCAGACATTTACTTTTGTTACCAAATAAACACATTCCATGAAAaacactaaagcaggggtctcaaactcaatttacttgggggccactggagctagggtctgggtgaagccgggccgcatcaggttttccaaaaaaaaacaaaaaacgcatttattaaaaacagaaaaatgaataaactttgctttggttccgattttctacaagaaaagctctgataaaacattccactgttctcaaatatcttactttttatttttctacacaaaataagatcaagaaaaatcaatcagtaataaataaatataataataataaaacggcaaataattaaaaaattaagaaaccacatatagttggtgggtagagacacatgctaactcgcaaactagagagctagcgacctaaacggtagccttcaagttatttcctttcaacttaaatagccaaaaacttaccacttccacacggatagggaggataactattaacagttatttaacctttaacatgaacatgaatcaaacgtaatcattttttctgggtacatgataccatac
This genomic window from Doryrhamphus excisus isolate RoL2022-K1 chromosome 17, RoL_Dexc_1.0, whole genome shotgun sequence contains:
- the her7 gene encoding hairy and enhancer of split related-7; this translates as MKIMQETEDARNDRKLIKSQAEKRRRERMNHSLERLRIMLMHQPQQEEASQRRVEKTEILENTVLFLHNTATKAKTTPSEPSFQDGFSACLQRAAHFLGPEVKGLWLVAALDTNSFAGRSLEHPSSASSSSSSSSIVHVPTHKSKHRFLGQAPGVSSGAQPLRTLSQAQGPNWPETCVESHSASPAPGHTLWRPWP